The DNA region TCTTGAGAATAGTACACCTTATTAAAGACCCCTGCGGATAGGTGGAGGAGATAAATTAGAACCCTAATCTTCTAAAATCTCTCATTAGGGAATACTTGTAAGATGAGTCTACTGCTTTCTTTCATAATAGAGCTGGGAATAACGGCTGGCATAGAAATTTCTCACACGCAAGTAGATGTTGCAGTTGGATGTCACGGTTTTGGGGCGCCATGATCCTTCTCTTTGAAACAATCGAAGAAGTCTATTGCAAGTTCATTACGAACTTATTCTTTATCTCATATTAGGAGGTAGGGCAATGTTGTAGCCCATGCCTTAGCATAAAgagttatattttcttttcattcgcTAATTTGGATGGATCAACATATTTCGGAATATGTTTCACTGGACATTTTACATTTTGTTGATGATGATTTTCTAGTTTAAGAATTAATACCAATCgttattatttctcaaaaaagaaaaagaaaagagcctTATATTTTATTGGTATTATAAGAAGATCTATAGTTTGAATTTCCCTTCACCACTTTTgtaataatcttaaaaaaaaaaaaaaaattcacccaCTGTAATAATAGAATTATTATAAAAGATggtgataatattattttcGGAATTTATTAAAGTGTATACTGTATACTAAAGATTTTcttccaattatatatatagaatattatcaatatatattgaattattataaaagaaggtaataatattatttttggaatttataaAAGTGTACCGTATACTAAAGATTTTATTCCAatcatatatatagtatataatattatcaatatatatagaagataacaacaattatatttttatacaaaaaaaattgaatattaatCTTGAATAAAAAACACCATTatgtcaaaatagaaaaagaaatgtaaCTTGTacttaaaatatttacaaaaaaaattgaaatgataattaatttaattaactatcaatttaataacaaaataaataattttatttgaataatttttattccatgtttaagttaaaaatttatagttcCATTCCATCACCCATTTCTAGAAACACTAATATTCAAACTTTAACttaacttaaattaaattatgattatttttgctttgtcttccaataaaaaacaatttatatatttattgaataaAGAGTAGCCCAccaatgaagaaaagaaaggttccaaaaattgaaaaaaaagaaagacataacCAATAAAAAAGGAATGTAATATTACTAGGTTGGACCGTTGGAGAGAATATATGGGAAGAAAAGCATAAAAAGAGCCTTCACATTGGCCTCAGATTTGAGTCTTCAGCGTTCACAGTTTCtaactttttctctctatctctcgcATTTTCGGGTACgcattttctttcttcccaAACACTCTCTAACTCTGTCTTTAGCTTCTCAATTCCGTTGAAACTTTCTGAACTATCTGTTACTGATCTACTGAGAAACTCTTTTCTTTcgaattttgctttttttacgTGTATGTAATATATCGCAACGCTAAATTTTCATGTGCTAGAAAATTAAACcgaaaatttggaatttattgTATCTAAGAAGCTGGGTGGGACACGGCTGCCTGCGTGTCCGTGGAGTGTCCGACCAGCACcgggacacggacacggacacgatATAGgttttggtaatatatatatttaaaaattatatattaattgttgTGATGTAGGAAGTTATTGTTAAGATTATTACTTATTAGTAGTTTGCATTGTTTTGTTTAACTTTTTTTGAGTTGAATCATTTGTGGGTTATGTTGTTACTGAAACATGGACTCTAAAAGCATCATTTTGTGGCTGTCATTGCACTTCTTTGCTACCTATTATTGccttttaaattcattttagatGTTACTTGGTGTATCCTACTATTTCCGCCGTGTTGTGTACTAAATTTTCAAGGATTGTTGGGTTGATGTGTCCTGTGTTGTATCGTGTTCGTATCTCTGCTACTTAGTGATACatgtttttatattaattggttatttttgaattaatatataatttatgttatCTCAATGCCATACTTTTTGGTGGTTTTGATTACTGGCTATTATCATGTTAAATGAAAAgttgattatatatgtatatgacATATTTTGAATGCAAGAGTTGAAATTCAATGGGTGCTTATGATTATGGTCATTTTATTGGAATGTTTTTGAGAGATGTAATTTTGATCTTCATTTATTGCGTATATATGAAGTTGATAATATGAGAAACTCTGTGTCATTTATTTacctcttattttttttttggggttaaataGGGTTTGTATCTGCCAAAGACATTTAGATGTTCATCATTGAGCTTTGAGAAACTTAGTCACTGCTGTTTCTGTGATAGTTTGGACTGATAGAGATGGGTTGGTTTAGAGCTGGGTCTGGTTTAGCAACACTTGCTATTAAGAGAACACTATCTCAAGGTGGGTCATATGCAACAAGAACACGGATCCTTCCCTCACAGAATCGATACTTTCACACCACTGTATTTAGATCAAAGGCGCAGGCAGCACCTGTTCCTCGTCCTGTGCCCTTATCTAGGCTAACTGACAGCTTCCTAGATGGGACAAGCAGTGTTTACTTAGAGGAGCTTCAAAGGGCTTGGGAAGCTGACCCAAGTAGTGTTGATGAGTCGTGGGACAATTTCTTTAGGAATTTTGTGGGGCATGCTGCCACTTCCCCTGGAATCTCAGGCCAAACAATTCAAGAGAGTATGAGGTTGCTGTTGCTTGTGAGGGCTTACCAGGTTAATGGTCACATGAAAGCCAAGTTGGATCCTTTGGGTTTGGAAGAACGAGAAATCCCAGCAGAATTGGACCCTGCTCTTTATGGGTTCACAGAAGCTGATCTTGATAGAGAATTCTTTTTGGGTGTGTGGACGGAGTCTGGGTTTCTGTCTGAGAACCGACCTGTACAGACCCTTAGATCCATATTGACCCGACTTGAGCAGGCTTACTGTGGGAGCATTGGGTTTGAGTACATGCACATTGCAAATCATGATAAGTGCAATTGGTTAAGAGAGAAGATTGAAACCCCCACACCAATGCAATACAACAGGCAGCGCCGTGAGGTAATGCTTGATAGGCTTATATGGAGTACACAGTTTGAGAATTTCTTGGCTACTAAGTGGACAACAGCAAAGAGGTTTGGACTTGAAGGTGGGGAGACTCTGATTCCAGGCATGAAGGAGATGTTTGATAGGGCAGCTGACCTTGGCGTAGAGAGCATAGTTATTGGAATGCCTCACAGAGGAAGATTGAATGTATTGGGTAATGTGGTTAGGAAGCCACTGCGTCAGATATTTAGTGAGTTTAGTGGTGGTACAAAGCCTGTGGATGAAATCGGGCTTTATACAGGAACTGGTGATGTTAAGTATCACCTAGGAACTTCTTATGATCGACCAACTAGAGGTGGAAAGAGAATACATTTGTCTTTGGTTGCAAACCCAAGCCACTTGGAAGCTGTGGACCCAGTTGTTGTTGGAAAAACTAGAGCAAAGCAATATTACTCAAATGACGAGGACAGGACCAAGAATATGGGTGTTTTGATTCATGGAGATGGTAGCTTTGCTGGACAAGGTGTAGTATATGAGACTCTACATCTTAGTGCTCTCCCAAACTACACTACTGGTGGCACTATACACATAGTGGTGAACAACCAAGTTGCGTTCACAACTGATCCAAGGGCGGGGAGATCTTCACAGTATTGCACTGATGTTGCCAAAGCCTTGGATGCCCCAATTTTCCATGTAAATGCTGATGATATGGAGGCAGTTGTTCATGTTTGTGAGCTTGCAGCTGAGTGGCGTCAGACTTTCCATTCAGATGTTGTGGTTGATTTAGTGTGTTATCGTCGTTTTGGGCACAATGAGATTGATGAGCCGTCCTTCACACAGCCCAAAATGTACAAGGTTAGCCCTTTCTTTACAGTTTTTCCAAAGTTTTTTGCTCTTGTTCGATTTGAGTTACATTCTTACtgaatttttgatattttttcccCTCCAAGATGATCCTCACTTGTTCT from Castanea sativa cultivar Marrone di Chiusa Pesio chromosome 6, ASM4071231v1 includes:
- the LOC142640416 gene encoding uncharacterized protein LOC142640416, whose translation is MGWFRAGSGLATLAIKRTLSQGGSYATRTRILPSQNRYFHTTVFRSKAQAAPVPRPVPLSRLTDSFLDGTSSVYLEELQRAWEADPSSVDESWDNFFRNFVGHAATSPGISGQTIQESMRLLLLVRAYQVNGHMKAKLDPLGLEEREIPAELDPALYGFTEADLDREFFLGVWTESGFLSENRPVQTLRSILTRLEQAYCGSIGFEYMHIANHDKCNWLREKIETPTPMQYNRQRREVMLDRLIWSTQFENFLATKWTTAKRFGLEGGETLIPGMKEMFDRAADLGVESIVIGMPHRGRLNVLGNVVRKPLRQIFSEFSGGTKPVDEIGLYTGTGDVKYHLGTSYDRPTRGGKRIHLSLVANPSHLEAVDPVVVGKTRAKQYYSNDEDRTKNMGVLIHGDGSFAGQGVVYETLHLSALPNYTTGGTIHIVVNNQVAFTTDPRAGRSSQYCTDVAKALDAPIFHVNADDMEAVVHVCELAAEWRQTFHSDVVVDLVCYRRFGHNEIDEPSFTQPKMYKVIRNHPSALEIYQNKLLESGQVMKEDIDKIHNKVNTILNEEFLASKDYVPQRRDWLSSHWSGFKSPEQLSRILNTGVKPEILKNVGKAITRFPDNFKPHRAVKKVYEQRAQMIETGEGIDWAVGEALAFATLLVEGNHVRLSGQDVERGTFSHRHSVVHDQETGEKYCPLDHVIMNQNEEMFTVSNSSLSEFGVLGFELGYSMENPNSLVIWEAQFGDFANGAQVIYDQFLSSGESKWLRQTGLVVLLPHGYDGQGPEHSSARLERFLQMSDDNPYVIPEMDSTLRKQIQECNWQVVNVTTPANYFHVLRRQIHREFRKPLIVMAPKNLLRHKDCKSNLSEFDDVQGHAGFDKQGTRFKRLIKDQNNHSDLEEGIRRLILCSGKVYYELDEERKKADAKDVAICRVEQLCPFPYDLIQRELKRYPNAEIVWCQEEPMNMGAFYYISPRLYTTVRALGRGTIDDIKYVGRAPSAASATGFYSVHVKEQTELVQKALQREPINF